Proteins encoded by one window of Paraburkholderia terrae:
- the cobN gene encoding cobaltochelatase subunit CobN: MHLLRTVPGGFVDDTKGVIRIDQKPADIVILSSADTTLSLLASVVPRLGDGFPSVRLANVTYLRQPASVDFYLDDVLQHARVVVVDHLGGEAYWPYGIERVVALAQRKQQTLAMFSGDLQEDPNLLARSTADADLCHQLWRYLREGGAHNAESFMRCIAWRGFGWGKEPAPPSPLPAAALYHPARDLATIDDWQARWKPDAPVVAILFYKAHLQAANTAVFDALIDALEARGMNPLPVAITSLKDAISRDVVQQLAAQHRIALVLNTTAFAASAIDDPEPLALAGDAPVMQVILSGGNREDWVNDNHGLNSRDIAMHVALPEVDGRIITRAISFKGLAYRCPHTEVDVVRYQPDHERVAFVAELSERWCRLRIKENADKKLALILANYPMSEGRIGNGVGLDTPASVVNILTMLRGEGYRIDDVPSNGDALMDVLTQGVTNDPVVRDLRPALQSLALSDYMTHFARLPQSMRDALNAKWGPPEQDPTLRRGRFMIAGWRCGYVFIGIQPPRSREQNDYASYHDAELVPPHAYLAFYFWLRHQFNIDAVVHVGKHGNLEWLPGKSVALSDACWPDAILGPLPHLYPFIVNDPGEGSQAKRRAQAVIIDHLMPPLTRAENYGPLQDLERQVDEYYDALMVDPRRAKLLRRTILDTIVKHRLHEELSLEAPVDSEAEDSLLTSVDAWLCELKEAQIRDGLHTFGQSPDGIQRRDTLLALGRFPVGDGRGAKAGIIDALARDLGVDHLFDPLSADWSAEWNGPRPALLQHVSDAPWRHNGDTRERLELLAASLLDDMCGMSPRAFSTIDDLPQAARVLERLRDDILPRLDACGPHELMHLKRGLEGRFVPPGPSGSPSRGRPDVLPTGRNFYSVDTRAIPTQAAWSLGLKSAQTLIERHLQEHGDYPRAIGLSVWGTATMRTGGDDIAQALALLGVRPKWAPGSHRVTDFEIMPIAAFDRPRIDVTLRVSGFFRDAFANVMHLFDAAVQAVAELDEPEDVNPIRARVLRERDAWIARGVAPDEARRRAGFRVFSARPGAYGAGLQQMIDSQQWQTDADLADAYLSWGGYAYTQKSAGEEARHAFGTRLAAMDVVLQNQDNREHDVLDSNDYYQFQGGMTAAVRHLAGSQPHVYHADHSNPDTPRVRTLHEEIARVIRSRVVNPKWLDGVKRHGYKGAAEIAATVDYLYGYDATARVVADHQYALVADAYLNDADTREFMRKHNPHALHGVCERLLEAMQRGLWQQPGEYRAQVEQHLLDSEEHIEGSRS; this comes from the coding sequence ATGCATCTGCTGCGCACCGTCCCCGGTGGTTTCGTCGACGATACGAAGGGCGTGATCCGTATCGACCAGAAGCCCGCCGATATCGTGATCCTCAGTTCCGCTGACACGACGCTGTCGCTGCTCGCGAGCGTCGTGCCGCGTCTGGGCGACGGTTTTCCGAGCGTGCGGCTCGCGAATGTCACGTATCTGCGGCAGCCGGCTTCGGTGGATTTCTACCTGGACGATGTATTGCAGCATGCGCGCGTGGTCGTCGTCGATCATCTGGGCGGCGAGGCGTACTGGCCGTATGGGATCGAACGGGTCGTGGCGCTGGCGCAGCGTAAGCAGCAGACGCTCGCGATGTTTTCCGGCGACTTGCAGGAAGACCCGAACCTGCTCGCGCGCAGCACGGCTGACGCGGACCTGTGCCATCAGTTGTGGCGCTATCTGCGCGAGGGCGGCGCGCACAATGCCGAATCGTTCATGCGCTGCATTGCGTGGCGCGGCTTCGGTTGGGGCAAGGAGCCGGCGCCGCCGAGTCCGTTGCCGGCCGCTGCGCTGTATCACCCCGCGCGCGACCTGGCGACCATCGACGACTGGCAGGCGCGCTGGAAGCCCGATGCGCCCGTGGTCGCGATTCTGTTCTACAAGGCGCATTTGCAGGCGGCCAACACGGCCGTATTCGATGCGCTGATCGATGCGCTCGAGGCGCGCGGGATGAATCCGTTGCCCGTCGCGATCACATCGTTGAAAGACGCGATCAGCCGCGATGTCGTGCAGCAACTCGCCGCGCAGCATCGCATTGCGCTCGTGCTGAACACGACGGCATTCGCGGCTTCCGCCATCGACGATCCCGAGCCGCTCGCGCTGGCGGGCGACGCGCCCGTGATGCAGGTGATCCTGAGCGGCGGCAATCGCGAAGACTGGGTGAACGACAATCACGGTCTCAATTCGCGCGACATCGCGATGCACGTCGCGCTGCCCGAAGTGGATGGCCGCATCATCACGCGCGCGATCAGTTTCAAGGGGCTTGCGTATCGCTGCCCGCACACCGAAGTGGACGTGGTCCGCTATCAGCCGGATCACGAACGCGTTGCGTTTGTCGCGGAATTGAGCGAGCGCTGGTGCAGGTTGCGGATCAAAGAGAATGCGGACAAGAAGCTCGCGCTGATCCTCGCGAACTATCCGATGAGCGAAGGGCGCATCGGCAACGGCGTGGGACTCGATACGCCGGCGTCCGTGGTGAACATTCTGACGATGCTGCGTGGCGAGGGCTATCGTATCGACGACGTGCCCTCGAACGGCGATGCGCTGATGGATGTTTTGACGCAAGGCGTGACCAACGATCCCGTCGTTCGTGATCTGCGGCCCGCTTTGCAAAGCCTTGCGTTGAGCGATTACATGACGCACTTCGCGCGTCTGCCGCAGTCGATGCGCGACGCTTTGAATGCGAAGTGGGGCCCGCCCGAACAAGATCCTACTTTGCGGCGCGGGCGCTTCATGATCGCGGGCTGGCGATGCGGGTATGTGTTCATCGGTATTCAGCCGCCGCGTTCGCGCGAACAGAACGATTACGCGAGCTATCACGACGCCGAACTCGTTCCGCCGCATGCGTATCTCGCGTTCTATTTCTGGCTGCGTCATCAGTTCAATATCGATGCCGTCGTGCATGTCGGCAAGCACGGCAATCTGGAGTGGCTGCCGGGCAAGAGCGTCGCGCTGAGCGATGCCTGCTGGCCCGATGCGATACTCGGGCCGTTGCCGCATCTGTACCCGTTCATCGTCAATGATCCGGGCGAGGGCAGTCAGGCAAAGCGGCGCGCACAAGCCGTGATCATCGATCATCTGATGCCGCCGCTCACGCGCGCGGAAAACTACGGGCCTTTGCAAGACCTCGAACGCCAGGTCGATGAATACTACGACGCGTTGATGGTCGATCCGCGCCGCGCGAAGCTGTTGCGCCGGACTATTCTCGATACGATCGTCAAGCATCGGCTGCATGAAGAGCTGAGTCTCGAAGCACCTGTTGATAGCGAGGCGGAAGACTCGTTACTGACGAGCGTCGATGCATGGCTGTGCGAGCTGAAGGAAGCGCAGATCCGTGACGGCTTGCATACGTTCGGGCAATCGCCTGACGGCATACAACGGCGCGACACGTTGCTCGCGCTTGGGCGCTTTCCAGTAGGCGATGGACGCGGCGCAAAGGCGGGCATTATCGATGCGCTGGCGCGCGATCTCGGTGTGGATCATCTATTCGATCCGTTGTCGGCGGATTGGTCGGCCGAGTGGAACGGCCCGCGTCCTGCTCTGTTGCAACACGTCAGCGACGCGCCGTGGCGTCATAACGGCGATACGCGCGAAAGGCTCGAACTGCTCGCGGCGTCCTTGCTCGATGATATGTGCGGGATGTCGCCACGCGCGTTCTCAACCATAGATGACCTGCCGCAAGCAGCGCGTGTGCTCGAACGATTGCGCGACGATATCCTGCCGCGTCTCGACGCATGCGGACCGCACGAACTGATGCACCTGAAGCGCGGACTCGAAGGGCGCTTCGTGCCGCCCGGCCCGAGCGGTTCGCCGTCGCGCGGACGTCCCGACGTGCTGCCCACGGGCCGCAACTTCTATTCCGTCGATACCCGCGCCATTCCGACGCAAGCGGCGTGGTCGCTGGGACTCAAGTCCGCGCAGACGCTGATCGAGCGGCACTTGCAGGAGCACGGCGACTATCCGCGCGCGATTGGCCTCTCCGTGTGGGGCACGGCGACGATGCGCACGGGCGGCGACGATATTGCGCAGGCGCTTGCCTTGCTCGGCGTGCGGCCGAAGTGGGCGCCGGGCAGTCATCGCGTGACGGACTTTGAAATCATGCCGATTGCGGCGTTCGATCGTCCGCGGATTGACGTCACGTTGCGTGTGTCGGGTTTCTTCCGCGATGCGTTTGCGAACGTGATGCATCTGTTCGACGCGGCCGTGCAGGCCGTTGCCGAACTCGACGAGCCCGAAGACGTGAATCCCATCCGCGCGCGCGTGCTGCGTGAGCGCGATGCGTGGATCGCGCGCGGCGTCGCTCCCGACGAAGCGCGCAGGCGTGCGGGCTTTCGGGTGTTCAGCGCGCGTCCGGGTGCCTATGGCGCAGGTTTGCAGCAGATGATCGACTCGCAGCAATGGCAAACCGATGCCGATCTCGCGGACGCGTATCTGTCGTGGGGCGGCTATGCGTACACGCAGAAGAGCGCCGGAGAAGAAGCTCGGCACGCATTCGGCACGCGGCTCGCCGCGATGGATGTGGTGTTGCAGAACCAGGACAACCGCGAGCACGACGTGCTCGATTCGAACGATTACTACCAGTTTCAAGGTGGCATGACGGCGGCCGTGCGGCATCTCGCGGGCAGCCAGCCGCATGTGTATCACGCCGATCACAGCAACCCGGACACACCGCGCGTTCGCACGCTGCATGAAGAGATCGCGCGCGTGATCCGTTCGCGCGTGGTGAATCCGAAGTGGCTGGATGGCGTGAAGCGTCATGGATACAAAGGCGCGGCGGAAATCGCGGCGACTGTCGATTATCTGTACGGCTACGACGCGACCGCGCGTGTGGTCGCCGATCATCAATACGCGCTTGTCGCCGATGCGTATCTGAACGACGCCGATACGCGCGAGTTCATGCGCAAGCACAATCCGCATGCGCTGCATGGCGTTTGCGAGCGGCTGCTCGAAGCGATGCAGCGTGGACTATGGCAACAACCGGGCGAGTATCGCGCGCAGGTCGAACAGCATCTGCTGGACAGCGAAGAGCACATCGAAGGATCACGATCATGA
- a CDS encoding ATP-binding protein has product MSEASARRAAFPFSALIGQAALQQALLLAAVDPGIGGVLVSGPRGTAKSTAARALAELLPEGQFVTLPLGASEDRLIGTLDIESALRDASVRFSPGLLAKAHRGVLYVDEVNLLPDGLVDALLDAAASGVNTVERDSVSHTHDASFVLIGTMNPEEGELRPQLTDRFGLMVELENCYEPQIRQAIVKARLAFDLDPRGFRMGYEAQQDAHAARLRDARAALARFSFDDAVLAHVSTLCIAAGVDGMRADLVMLRAARALAAFEQGDAVTVAHVDSVAESVLLHRRRQDEPASQQQDGSSAPSSSAQHASTDGATASAEADYGYLPSEPAGLTRVKGVIPLNAKKR; this is encoded by the coding sequence ATGAGCGAAGCCAGCGCGCGGCGCGCGGCCTTTCCGTTTTCTGCGTTGATCGGCCAGGCGGCGCTTCAACAGGCGCTGCTGCTGGCCGCTGTCGATCCCGGCATTGGCGGCGTGCTGGTCAGCGGGCCGCGTGGGACGGCGAAATCGACGGCGGCGCGCGCGTTGGCCGAGTTGTTGCCCGAAGGCCAGTTCGTGACGTTGCCGCTCGGCGCGAGCGAAGATCGTTTGATCGGCACGCTCGATATCGAATCGGCGTTGCGCGATGCATCGGTGCGCTTTTCGCCGGGATTGCTGGCGAAGGCGCATCGCGGCGTGCTGTATGTCGACGAAGTGAACCTGTTGCCCGATGGACTCGTCGATGCGCTGCTCGATGCGGCGGCGAGCGGCGTCAATACGGTCGAGCGCGACAGCGTTTCACACACGCACGATGCGAGCTTCGTGCTGATCGGCACGATGAACCCGGAAGAGGGCGAGTTGCGGCCGCAACTGACGGATCGGTTTGGGTTGATGGTCGAACTGGAAAACTGCTACGAACCGCAGATACGTCAGGCGATCGTCAAGGCAAGGCTTGCATTCGATCTCGATCCTCGTGGCTTTCGCATGGGATACGAGGCGCAGCAGGACGCACACGCCGCGAGGCTTCGCGATGCGCGTGCGGCTTTGGCGCGCTTTTCGTTCGACGATGCCGTGCTCGCGCATGTCAGCACGCTGTGCATTGCGGCTGGCGTCGATGGTATGCGCGCCGATCTCGTGATGCTGCGCGCGGCGCGTGCGCTGGCCGCGTTCGAACAGGGCGATGCAGTGACGGTCGCGCATGTCGACAGTGTGGCTGAATCGGTGCTGCTGCATCGGCGTCGGCAGGATGAGCCCGCCTCGCAACAGCAGGACGGTTCGTCCGCACCGTCTTCTTCTGCGCAGCATGCTTCAACTGATGGCGCGACTGCTTCCGCAGAAGCCGACTACGGTTATCTTCCCTCAGAACCTGCAGGCTTGACGCGCGTGAAGGGCGTCATCCCACTCAACGCAAAAAAACGCTAA
- a CDS encoding vWA domain-containing protein: protein MRSGFRWRQGAGGATPGSSPGARRITWPRTLAAKRNARLHSEHLRFVHEEARGGVLHCFVLDCSHSMLAGHQLALAKGLLVALFDQARATRSEVALVCFGGVGADVRFGPAVPRWWSERWLAPVGGGGGTPFVLGIETASALLERAARLKPAQQRWLWILSDGRSSGSPSRPASADHVVFVDFEQVERVQIGRCVQIAKAWDGLHLTPQQLIG, encoded by the coding sequence ATGCGCAGCGGTTTTCGATGGCGGCAAGGCGCGGGCGGTGCAACGCCAGGCAGTTCGCCTGGCGCGCGACGCATCACGTGGCCGCGCACGCTCGCGGCAAAGCGCAATGCGCGATTGCACAGCGAACATCTGCGTTTCGTCCATGAAGAAGCACGCGGCGGCGTGCTGCATTGCTTCGTGCTCGATTGCTCCCATTCGATGCTGGCAGGACATCAGTTGGCGCTCGCCAAAGGGCTGCTCGTCGCGCTGTTCGATCAGGCGCGCGCGACGCGCTCGGAGGTTGCGCTGGTGTGTTTTGGTGGCGTCGGGGCGGATGTGCGCTTCGGCCCTGCCGTGCCGCGCTGGTGGAGTGAGCGGTGGCTCGCGCCTGTTGGCGGCGGTGGCGGCACGCCTTTCGTGCTGGGTATCGAAACGGCGTCTGCGTTGCTCGAACGGGCGGCGCGCCTCAAGCCTGCGCAGCAGCGCTGGCTGTGGATTCTTTCCGACGGCCGCAGCAGCGGTTCTCCTTCGCGGCCCGCATCAGCGGATCATGTCGTGTTCGTCGATTTCGAGCAAGTCGAACGTGTGCAGATCGGGCGTTGTGTACAGATCGCGAAGGCGTGGGACGGCTTGCATCTGACGCCCCAGCAATTAATCGGTTGA
- a CDS encoding beta strand repeat-containing protein yields MAVQENAKGRTKKSTRSTLIISAVTSLIGVAAATPAWASSIANNFCTPTNAGSGTWSNVAGCFTDAGAYNSLHNLGETVYGSYGYVPTNISFATIMGFAGQVNSLYGTALGANGVVTGAAQNSVALGAGSVATDPNTVSVGRVGNNPLYNVNVAGTDPTGVDATPMNQSLLGTLTRRITNMAAGINGTDAVNVSQLQGVTNALGGGAAINASTGAVTSPTYTVGNNTYNNVSGAIADLNNKVGSNSTKYFHANSTDADSVAAGGQSVAIGPGATAGSTYDVAIGYNATAVGENSGVAVGNQSYAYQQGAALGLKASASGVGAVAVGNYATSSGNNSVATGGGAVALTDYSTAIGGKATASGATSLALGGGATALTSNAVALGSYSVANSSTLGSAGFAPGGATVSAATAFGEMSVGAAGKERRITNVAAGYAVTDAVNVSQLMAEDARVNLVNNNLSNLSNVVNNIPTSASLKYFHANSTLADSTVTGVNSVAAGPAAMASANNAVALGANSVADRANTVSVGSATAQRQIVNVAAGQQATDAVNVSQLSGVTQALGGGASVKADGSIAQPTYNVYGNTYSNVGDALGNISSATGNIVQSLKYIKFGPSTADAAQAAGSDSVAIGGNAFANSSGSLAIGAGARALAQNSVAIGYGSATSFANTFAVGSGTSTRRIVNVADGVNDTDAATLGQMNQMGSDLETQIANLNKVQSPNLKSSALLGATTDSDPATIAQVKSMTNALGGGATITADGTVQAPGYVVGGLTYSNVGDAVANITKTTDKISIGYTSTTTAQATANDSVALGGGAIASQSGAVAIGRSAIASGSNSVAIGFGSMATGANTFSVGNAFNQRRIVNVADGINDTDAATVGQVSADIQAAITNLNLSSTQAQSALLKSGVHSSQLLGSSPLLGVTSSLPPDQLIVSGVTDKAGQIAASGSDALAIGLNSQALSDQAVSVGGTVRVGSVAAVGIGQNIAVQGVNAVVMGSMVSSAGDNAIVIGNNGSEANTDNAIAIGNNVKVGGVNTMGIGKDIVATGSNSITLGNASADGGRANVLSVGNAKSGGQRQIINVAAGTQNTDAVNVSQLSGVTAALGAGATVNADGSIKKPTYTVQGTTATDVGTAISKLDGAVSNVGNNLTNLTQNFNNVVNGAGIKYFHANSALADSSASGSESVAIGGGAIASTSNSIALGSGSVASSGSLGVKGFAPDNAALTAGTAFGELSVGTSGKERRITNVAAGYNATDAVNVSQLMAEDAKVNNVSNNLSNLSNVVNNIGTNVSMKYFHANSTLNDSTASGINAIAVGPQATAAGTDAIAVGYNASATAAESVALGSNARTTANLSATAYNPGNSTLSGTTASGEVSVGNGSFNRRITNVAAGSAATDAVNVSQLMAENAKVNAEGTATAAALGGGSTYDPTTGNMSAPTYVAGNVTYNNVAGAITNLDDRLSNISGGKGDGIKYFHANSTLADSTASGTDSVAIGGAATASTVNSVALGANSLANSTTLGSAGFAPGGATLSGATAFGEVSVGAQGKERRITNVAAGYAGTDAVNVSQLMAEDSKVNNVSNNVTNLNNLVQNFSNNVYNGGGIKYFHANSTLSDSSASGKDSVAIGGAATASTANSVALGSNSLANSTTLGSAGFAPGGATLSGATAFGEVSVGAPGKERRITNVAAGYAATDAVNVSQLMAEDSKVNNVSNNVTNLNNLVQNRALDAGCDARRCAGSTCVRGQHQEPGRGAHACRAEDRRSLPSRCGGRLPRNR; encoded by the coding sequence GTGGCAGTGCAGGAAAATGCGAAAGGTCGGACGAAAAAATCTACTCGGTCGACACTGATTATCAGTGCGGTCACTTCCCTGATCGGCGTAGCTGCTGCTACGCCTGCGTGGGCCTCGTCGATTGCGAACAATTTCTGCACGCCAACCAACGCAGGCAGCGGCACCTGGTCGAATGTGGCGGGTTGCTTCACGGATGCCGGGGCATACAATTCGCTGCACAATCTGGGCGAAACGGTCTACGGTTCCTATGGCTATGTTCCGACCAACATCAGCTTCGCGACGATTATGGGTTTCGCGGGCCAGGTCAATTCGCTTTACGGAACTGCGTTGGGCGCAAACGGCGTCGTAACGGGTGCAGCACAAAACAGCGTGGCCCTTGGCGCGGGTTCCGTGGCAACCGATCCAAACACTGTGTCCGTGGGGCGCGTCGGCAACAATCCGTTGTATAACGTGAATGTAGCGGGTACCGATCCGACGGGCGTTGACGCGACGCCGATGAACCAGTCGTTGCTAGGCACGCTGACGCGCCGCATCACTAACATGGCGGCTGGTATCAACGGCACGGATGCCGTGAACGTGTCGCAGCTCCAGGGCGTGACGAACGCGTTGGGTGGCGGGGCGGCGATCAATGCGTCGACGGGTGCGGTTACCAGCCCGACGTACACGGTCGGCAACAACACATATAACAATGTCAGCGGCGCGATCGCCGACCTGAACAATAAGGTTGGCAGCAACAGCACCAAGTACTTCCACGCGAACTCGACGGATGCAGACTCGGTTGCAGCGGGCGGGCAATCTGTCGCGATCGGCCCGGGCGCGACTGCTGGAAGCACCTACGATGTGGCTATCGGATATAACGCGACTGCAGTCGGAGAAAATTCCGGCGTCGCAGTCGGCAACCAATCCTATGCGTATCAGCAAGGCGCAGCGCTTGGTCTGAAGGCTTCGGCAAGTGGCGTCGGCGCGGTGGCAGTGGGGAATTACGCTACGTCATCAGGCAACAATTCGGTCGCGACAGGTGGGGGCGCTGTGGCGCTGACCGACTATTCAACCGCCATCGGCGGGAAGGCGACCGCGTCGGGTGCAACCTCGCTGGCTTTAGGCGGTGGGGCGACTGCATTGACCTCGAATGCGGTGGCGCTGGGCTCATACTCGGTGGCGAATTCGTCGACGCTGGGCTCGGCCGGTTTTGCGCCAGGCGGCGCAACTGTGTCGGCCGCAACCGCCTTCGGCGAAATGTCAGTGGGCGCAGCGGGCAAGGAGCGCCGCATCACAAACGTGGCGGCAGGCTATGCTGTGACGGATGCCGTCAACGTCAGCCAGTTGATGGCCGAAGACGCACGAGTGAATCTCGTCAACAACAACCTGAGCAACCTGTCGAACGTCGTCAACAACATCCCGACGAGCGCCAGTCTGAAGTACTTCCATGCGAATTCGACGCTGGCGGATTCGACTGTGACAGGAGTCAACAGTGTCGCTGCGGGTCCGGCGGCGATGGCGAGCGCAAACAACGCGGTGGCGCTTGGCGCGAACTCGGTGGCGGACCGCGCGAATACGGTGTCGGTGGGTTCGGCTACGGCGCAGCGGCAGATCGTGAACGTGGCGGCGGGCCAGCAGGCCACCGATGCCGTTAATGTGTCGCAGCTGTCGGGTGTTACGCAGGCTTTGGGCGGCGGTGCGTCGGTGAAGGCAGACGGCTCGATTGCGCAGCCGACGTATAACGTTTATGGCAATACGTATTCGAACGTGGGGGACGCGCTCGGGAATATTTCGAGTGCCACGGGGAATATTGTTCAGAGTCTGAAGTACATCAAGTTTGGGCCGAGTACGGCGGATGCAGCGCAGGCAGCAGGAAGCGATTCCGTGGCGATTGGCGGTAATGCCTTCGCGAATTCGTCGGGTTCTTTGGCGATAGGTGCGGGCGCACGTGCGCTGGCACAAAACTCTGTGGCAATCGGTTACGGCTCGGCAACCAGCTTTGCCAACACCTTTGCAGTTGGTAGCGGAACATCAACGCGTCGCATCGTCAACGTGGCTGACGGTGTTAATGATACGGACGCAGCCACGCTGGGTCAGATGAACCAGATGGGCTCGGACCTTGAGACGCAAATCGCAAATCTGAACAAGGTGCAATCGCCGAATCTGAAATCGTCGGCTCTCCTGGGCGCGACGACCGATAGTGATCCGGCTACCATCGCACAGGTCAAGAGCATGACGAACGCACTTGGCGGTGGTGCGACAATTACTGCAGACGGTACGGTCCAGGCGCCTGGTTATGTCGTTGGCGGTCTTACATATTCGAATGTTGGTGACGCGGTCGCCAACATTACGAAAACCACGGACAAGATCTCAATCGGTTATACATCGACGACGACTGCTCAAGCAACGGCCAATGATTCAGTCGCTCTCGGCGGCGGCGCTATTGCAAGCCAGAGTGGTGCAGTTGCGATTGGACGCTCTGCTATAGCCAGTGGTTCGAACTCTGTCGCAATTGGTTTTGGTTCTATGGCCACCGGGGCTAATACATTCTCGGTGGGCAACGCGTTCAACCAGCGCCGCATCGTGAACGTCGCAGACGGTATCAATGATACAGACGCGGCTACAGTTGGCCAGGTGAGCGCCGACATTCAGGCCGCCATTACCAACTTGAACCTGAGTTCGACGCAAGCGCAGTCGGCACTGCTGAAGTCGGGCGTGCATTCATCGCAATTGTTGGGTTCTTCGCCCTTGCTCGGTGTAACTTCAAGCCTGCCACCGGACCAGTTGATCGTATCGGGTGTTACGGATAAGGCTGGCCAGATTGCTGCTTCGGGCTCGGACGCGCTGGCGATCGGCCTCAATTCGCAGGCGTTGTCGGACCAGGCTGTGTCTGTCGGTGGCACCGTTCGGGTTGGCTCGGTTGCGGCAGTCGGTATTGGCCAGAACATCGCAGTTCAAGGCGTGAACGCAGTAGTGATGGGTTCGATGGTGTCGTCCGCTGGCGACAACGCGATTGTGATCGGCAACAATGGCTCGGAGGCCAACACCGACAATGCGATTGCGATCGGCAACAACGTCAAGGTCGGTGGCGTCAATACGATGGGCATTGGCAAGGACATCGTTGCCACTGGCTCGAACAGTATCACGCTCGGTAATGCCAGTGCTGACGGTGGCCGCGCCAACGTTCTGTCGGTGGGCAACGCCAAGTCCGGTGGCCAACGGCAGATCATCAATGTCGCAGCCGGTACGCAGAATACCGACGCAGTCAATGTCTCGCAGCTTTCTGGCGTGACGGCCGCCCTCGGCGCTGGCGCAACGGTGAACGCCGACGGCTCGATCAAGAAGCCGACATACACCGTGCAAGGCACGACGGCAACCGACGTCGGCACGGCGATCTCGAAGCTCGATGGCGCAGTGTCGAACGTCGGCAACAATCTCACGAACCTCACGCAGAACTTCAACAATGTCGTGAACGGCGCTGGCATCAAGTACTTCCACGCGAATTCGGCGCTGGCAGACTCGTCTGCATCCGGCTCGGAATCGGTTGCGATCGGTGGCGGCGCTATTGCGTCGACGTCGAACTCGATCGCACTGGGTTCGGGTTCCGTCGCAAGCTCGGGCTCGCTGGGCGTGAAGGGTTTCGCACCGGACAACGCAGCGCTGACGGCTGGAACGGCCTTCGGTGAACTGTCGGTTGGCACATCGGGCAAGGAACGTCGCATCACCAACGTCGCGGCGGGCTACAACGCAACCGATGCAGTGAACGTTAGCCAGTTGATGGCGGAAGACGCAAAGGTCAACAACGTCAGCAACAACCTCAGCAACCTGTCCAACGTCGTCAACAATATCGGCACCAATGTGTCGATGAAGTACTTCCACGCAAACTCGACGCTGAACGACTCGACGGCGTCGGGTATCAATGCAATCGCCGTGGGCCCGCAAGCGACGGCAGCAGGCACCGACGCGATCGCGGTTGGCTACAACGCGAGTGCGACGGCAGCGGAATCGGTTGCGCTGGGTTCGAACGCGAGGACGACGGCCAACCTCTCGGCAACGGCATACAACCCGGGCAACAGCACGCTGTCGGGCACGACGGCATCGGGCGAAGTGTCGGTGGGCAATGGAAGCTTCAATCGCCGCATCACCAACGTAGCAGCCGGCTCGGCGGCAACGGACGCGGTGAACGTGAGCCAGTTGATGGCTGAAAACGCGAAGGTCAACGCCGAAGGCACGGCGACGGCAGCGGCGCTGGGCGGTGGCTCGACCTACGACCCGACGACGGGCAACATGAGTGCGCCGACGTACGTCGCGGGCAACGTCACGTATAACAACGTGGCTGGTGCGATCACGAACCTCGACGACCGTCTGTCGAACATTAGCGGTGGTAAGGGCGACGGCATCAAGTATTTCCACGCCAACTCGACGCTGGCAGACTCGACGGCCTCGGGCACGGACTCGGTGGCGATCGGCGGCGCGGCAACGGCATCGACGGTGAACTCGGTGGCGCTGGGCGCGAACTCGCTGGCGAACTCCACGACGCTGGGCTCGGCAGGCTTCGCACCGGGCGGCGCAACGCTGTCGGGCGCAACGGCCTTCGGTGAAGTGTCGGTGGGCGCACAAGGCAAGGAACGCCGCATCACGAATGTTGCAGCAGGGTATGCGGGCACGGACGCGGTGAACGTGAGCCAGTTGATGGCTGAAGATTCGAAGGTCAATAACGTTTCGAACAACGTTACCAACCTGAACAATCTGGTCCAGAACTTCAGCAACAACGTCTACAACGGCGGCGGCATCAAGTATTTCCACGCCAATTCGACGCTGAGCGACTCGTCGGCATCGGGCAAGGACAGCGTGGCGATCGGCGGCGCGGCGACGGCATCGACAGCGAACTCGGTGGCGCTCGGCTCGAACTCGTTGGCGAACTCGACGACGCTGGGCTCGGCTGGTTTTGCACCGGGCGGCGCGACGCTGTCGGGCGCAACGGCATTCGGCGAAGTGTCGGTGGGAGCACCGGGCAAGGAGCGTCGTATCACGAACGTGGCGGCAGGCTATGCGGCAACGGACGCGGTGAACGTGAGCCAGTTGATGGCTGAAGATTCGAAGGTCAATAACGTTTCGAATAACGTTACCAACCTGAACAATCTGGTCCAGAACCGCGCGCTTGACGCTGGCTGCGACGCTCGCCGCTGCGCTGGCAGCACCTGCGTTCGCGGCCAGCATCAAGAGCCAGGCCGAGGCGCTCATGCCTGCCGCGCAGAAGATCGCAGATCCCTACCGTCGCGGTGTGGCGGAAGGCTTCCTCGAAATCGCTGA